The Episyrphus balteatus chromosome 4, idEpiBalt1.1, whole genome shotgun sequence genome includes a window with the following:
- the LOC129918095 gene encoding uncharacterized protein LOC129918095, translating to MNFLTASIVLNIAALFDTKLQPTVKFQSNFLDFIENINKVEQFESVFLLQSSLERYFDDNFLPGIGIPLILGTENSSFYLKGVFNENLLTIVQFDSSDLLYQRLLEYLQHLRFCKTIFVLKNSSRSDFELRKVFNFCWKNKMINVIAVFQDFWISSAYYIYSYTNFGRFNIEENIWNKKEETDVVFPNRMRDLCGIRLPVLFGGPEPGVIVSKNANGDTIFGGYMGQTIHSFAKKHNATLPNLTDKNLVTAYYIHDLVVNGTIEISGAFMIILRDSIQWFSYPYNQYDWGVMLPIEPEIPIYKDMRRRRWVGKSCEATQQHHEQQQQQDAFN from the exons ATGAATTTCCTTACCGCAAGTATTGTTCTCAATATCGCTGCATTATTCGATACTAAATTACAACCAACCGTTAAGTTTCAATCAAATTTTCTagatttcattgaaaatattaacaaagtCGAGCAATTTGAAAGCGTTTTTCTACTTCAATCATCCTTGGAACGTTATTTTGATGACAATTTCTTACCTGGTATTGGTATTCCATTGATTCTTGGAActgaaaattcttcattttatttgaaaggaGTATTCAATGAAAATCTTTTAACCATTGTTCAATTTGATTCAAGTGATTTACTTTATCAACGACTTTTGGAATATCTACAACATCTTCGATTCTGTAAGACGATTTTTGTACTGAAGAATTCTTCAAGAAGTGATTTCGAGCTGAGAaaggttttcaatttttgttggaaaaataaaatgattaatGTTATAGCAGTTTTTCAAGACTTCTGGATTTCTTCAGCGTACTACATCTACAGTTATACAAATTTCGGAAGGTTTAATATTGAAGAAAACATTTGGAACAAGAAAGAAGAAACAGATGTCGTCTTTCCAAATCGAATGAGGGATCTCTGTGGGATAAGATTGCCAGTTCTTTTTGGAGGACCAGAACCAGGAGTGATTGTCTCAAAAAACGCTAACGGTGATACAATATTTGGTGGATATATGGGGCAGACTATCCATTCTTTTGCTAAAAAACACAATGCCACATTGCCTAATCTTACTGATAAAAATTTAGTTACAGCATATTATATTCATGATTTGGTTGTAAATGGAACAATTGAGATATCAGGTGCTTTTATGATAATTTTACGAGATTCAATTCAATGGTTTTCGTATCCATATAATCAGTATGATTGGGGTGTTATGCTGCCAATAGAACCTGAAATTCCAATTTATAAG GACATGCGACGACGACGTTGGGTTGGTAAAAGCTGCGAAGCAACGCAACAGCACCAcgagcagcaacagcagcaggaTGCATTTAATTAA